A single genomic interval of Pochonia chlamydosporia 170 chromosome 7, whole genome shotgun sequence harbors:
- a CDS encoding non-classical secretion pathway, nce2 component (similar to Metarhizium robertsii ARSEF 23 XP_007819130.1), giving the protein MSGFLNVIVRGCGLLWTLLITALIGNVIASNVNGPMATINFTMFVAALSWVALLYGIASAIISSLSVAIVLLALDGLAVLFTFIDGIVLAAKLRAPNCGNLRHADLPDNWIGFGSGDTEKRCREIQASTAFMWFLWACFCVALFFTVKEARGGFGGSMRSGRPNMSQV; this is encoded by the coding sequence ATGTCCGGCTTTCTGAATGTCATTGTCCGCGGTTGTGGTCTCCTATGGACCCTACTCATCACTGCCCTTATTGGTAACGTCATTGCCAGTAATGTGAACGGACCGATGGCCACCATCAATTTCACCATGTTTGTCGCCGCCCTCTCGTGGGTCGCACTCTTGTATGGCATTGCTTCGGCCATCATCTCGAGCTTGAGCGTCGCCATTGTTCTCCTCGCCCTTGATGGCCTGGCTGTTCTCTTCACCTTTATCGATGGCATTGTCCTCGCTGCCAAGCTTCGGGCACCAAATTGTGGCAACCTCAGACACGCCGACCTTCCAGACAACTGGATCGGCTTTGGTTCCGGAGACACTGAGAAGCGGTGCCGAGAGATCCAGGCCAGCACTGCATTCATGTGGTTTCTCTGGGCTTGCTTCTGCGTTGCGCTCTTCTTCACTGTCAAGGAAGCTCGCGGCGGATTCGGTGGATCGATGCGCTCTGGTAGGCCTAACATGTCCCAGGTCTAA